A window from Cellulomonas sp. C5510 encodes these proteins:
- a CDS encoding ANTAR domain-containing protein, with product MAEPRAPRAATEPGRSVRGLLDVLTRRLAAATGGAVVASVWVRRRDVDQAVAATSQTARRADGPAVSDLPGGSLPAVGRVAPDGPVGAVLGGGPDVLLPDLDAAEGWSAWRATARGEGFRGAAVVGAEVARGGRLALALYLTTPGAADAETRRRAGRFARQAASLVALHSTIPERRPPARAPGSAHRPRVGVQTAVGALMEVRGCGEEEARRVLTVLASQQGRTLESVAASVLEHARRPAQRGA from the coding sequence ATGGCGGAGCCGCGTGCGCCGAGAGCGGCCACCGAGCCGGGCCGGAGCGTCCGCGGGCTGCTCGACGTCCTGACGCGACGGCTCGCGGCGGCCACGGGCGGCGCGGTCGTCGCCTCGGTGTGGGTGCGACGGCGGGACGTCGACCAGGCGGTCGCCGCCACGTCGCAGACCGCGCGTCGGGCCGACGGTCCGGCGGTCTCCGACCTCCCGGGAGGGTCCCTCCCGGCGGTGGGGAGGGTCGCTCCGGACGGGCCGGTCGGCGCCGTCCTCGGCGGCGGCCCCGACGTGCTGCTCCCCGACCTCGACGCGGCGGAGGGCTGGTCGGCGTGGCGGGCGACGGCCCGGGGCGAGGGCTTCCGTGGCGCCGCCGTGGTGGGCGCCGAGGTGGCACGCGGCGGGAGGCTGGCCCTGGCGCTGTACCTGACGACGCCCGGTGCGGCCGATGCGGAGACGCGTCGCCGGGCCGGCCGGTTCGCCCGCCAGGCCGCCTCGCTCGTGGCTCTGCACAGCACGATCCCGGAGCGCCGCCCGCCGGCGCGGGCACCGGGATCGGCGCACCGGCCCCGGGTCGGGGTGCAGACGGCCGTCGGCGCGCTGATGGAGGTGCGCGGCTGCGGCGAGGAGGAGGCGCGCCGCGTGCTGACGGTTCTCGCGAGCCAGCAGGGTCGCACGCTGGAGTCCGTCGCGGCCTCGGTGCTCGAGCACGCCCGCCGGCCGGCCCAGCGCGGCGCGTGA
- a CDS encoding ATP-dependent DNA ligase, with amino-acid sequence MLATPTAVPGRLPDGPGWRFEVKWDGVRVLADTTGDRLRLLGRNGRDAAVAYPELGVLAGVLPPGTVLDGEVVALRDGVPSFPALAERMHVRDRERAAALARRVPVSYLVFDVPVLAGTDLTSRPFTERRAALESLDLPEPVRLSPVYEDGSLLWQATSTQGLEGVVAKRATSRYQPGRRSADWVKAVHHRTRAAVVGGWRPESTGSGRLGALLLGAPDEDGGLRFLCRAGSGLAGGLARDLTAALAPLGQDPSPFAERLEPVDARGTVWVDPQVVVDVRYLTRTPSGRLRQPVIRGRRTDVGPDPWEAP; translated from the coding sequence ATGCTCGCCACCCCGACGGCGGTTCCCGGCCGGCTCCCGGACGGCCCCGGGTGGCGGTTCGAGGTCAAGTGGGACGGCGTGCGCGTGCTCGCGGACACGACCGGGGACCGTCTCCGGCTGCTGGGACGCAACGGCCGGGACGCCGCCGTCGCGTACCCGGAGCTCGGGGTGCTGGCGGGCGTCCTGCCCCCCGGCACGGTGCTCGACGGGGAGGTCGTGGCGCTGCGCGACGGCGTTCCGTCCTTCCCGGCGCTGGCCGAGCGCATGCACGTGCGGGACCGTGAGCGCGCCGCCGCCCTCGCCCGGCGCGTGCCGGTGTCGTACCTGGTCTTCGACGTCCCGGTGCTGGCCGGCACGGACCTGACGAGCCGCCCGTTCACCGAGCGCCGCGCAGCGCTGGAGTCACTGGACCTGCCCGAACCCGTGCGCCTGTCCCCCGTCTACGAGGACGGTTCCCTCCTCTGGCAGGCGACCTCGACGCAGGGTCTCGAGGGCGTCGTCGCGAAGCGCGCGACCTCCCGCTACCAGCCCGGTCGGCGTTCGGCGGACTGGGTGAAGGCGGTCCACCACCGCACGCGCGCCGCGGTCGTCGGAGGGTGGCGTCCGGAGAGCACCGGCAGCGGGCGTCTGGGGGCGCTGCTGCTCGGGGCTCCCGACGAGGACGGCGGCCTGCGGTTCCTGTGCCGGGCCGGCAGCGGGCTGGCCGGCGGGCTGGCGCGCGACCTGACGGCGGCGCTCGCCCCGCTCGGGCAGGACCCCTCCCCCTTCGCCGAGCGGCTGGAGCCCGTGGATGCGCGCGGCACCGTCTGGGTCGACCCGCAGGTCGTGGTCGACGTCCGCTACCTCACCCGCACGCCGTCGGGCCGGCTGCGGCAGCCCGTCATCCGCGGCCGGCGCACCGACGTCGGCCCCGACCCCTGGGAGGCCCCGTGA
- a CDS encoding Ku protein: MRAIWKGAVAFGLVNVPVKLYAATGEHEVPLHQVHKKDGGRIRYKKFCSIEDEQVEYSEIAKGYETDDGQLVVLTDEDLDRLPLATEREIEVLEFVPSEQVDPILLAKTYYLEPDRTAAKPYALLREALTSTDRMAVVKVALRQRESMAVLRVRDDVICLQTLLWPDEVREADFPILDQDVTVRPQELAMASSLVESLAGDFDPSGFEDRYRAALEEVIAQKVSSGRTQAVPQAEEPGDEGGRGEVVDLLAALQRSVEKARAGRGEDGAAPAEEEAGRATGTTGGPGGRRAATSAGGKAAGSGSKAPARGGKKTAAKDAGAASSGRGKGRAGSGDDDPPEGKPARPRRKRAS, encoded by the coding sequence GTGCGCGCGATCTGGAAGGGTGCCGTCGCGTTCGGGCTCGTCAACGTGCCCGTGAAGCTCTACGCCGCGACCGGCGAGCACGAGGTGCCGCTGCACCAGGTCCACAAGAAGGACGGTGGCCGCATCCGGTACAAGAAGTTCTGCTCCATCGAGGACGAGCAGGTCGAGTACTCCGAGATCGCGAAGGGGTACGAGACCGACGACGGGCAGCTCGTGGTCCTCACGGACGAGGACCTGGACCGGCTCCCGCTGGCCACCGAGCGCGAGATCGAGGTGCTGGAGTTCGTGCCCTCGGAGCAGGTCGACCCGATCCTGCTCGCCAAGACCTACTACCTGGAGCCCGACCGCACGGCCGCCAAGCCGTACGCCCTGCTGCGCGAGGCGCTCACGAGCACGGACCGCATGGCCGTCGTGAAGGTGGCTCTGCGGCAGCGCGAGTCGATGGCGGTGCTGCGGGTGCGGGACGACGTCATCTGCCTGCAGACGCTGCTGTGGCCCGACGAGGTGCGAGAGGCCGACTTCCCGATCCTCGACCAGGACGTGACGGTACGGCCGCAGGAGCTCGCGATGGCGTCGTCGCTCGTCGAGTCGCTCGCGGGGGACTTCGACCCGTCCGGGTTCGAGGACCGGTACCGCGCGGCGCTCGAGGAGGTCATCGCGCAGAAGGTGTCCTCCGGCCGCACGCAGGCCGTGCCGCAGGCCGAGGAACCCGGCGATGAGGGCGGCCGCGGCGAGGTCGTCGACCTGCTCGCCGCGCTGCAGCGCAGCGTGGAGAAGGCCCGTGCGGGACGCGGCGAGGACGGGGCGGCACCCGCCGAGGAGGAGGCCGGGCGGGCGACCGGCACGACCGGCGGCCCGGGCGGCCGGCGCGCGGCGACGTCCGCGGGCGGCAAGGCGGCGGGCTCCGGGTCGAAGGCCCCGGCCCGGGGCGGGAAGAAGACCGCCGCGAAGGACGCCGGGGCTGCCTCGTCCGGCCGGGGCAAGGGACGGGCCGGGTCCGGGGACGACGACCCGCCCGAGGGCAAGCCGGCCCGGCCCCGGCGCAAGCGGGCGTCCTGA
- a CDS encoding aminotransferase class IV encodes MAEDLTATTFWVNGRLVPDAEATTSARDHGFVVGDGVFEAVKVDRGRLFALTRHVRRMARSAAGIGLRGFDPEVVRRAAHEVLEANAAVLTSAYDLLRITFTAGPGLLGSGRVDGPPTLVLGVTPGHDPDPETAVVTVPYRRNDVGALTGLKTTSYGENVLALAQAHAAGASEAVFANTRGMLCEGTGSNVFVVRDGELLTPPLSSGCLAGVTRALVLEWYGGREADLPYDALATADEVFLTSSGRDVQPVVVVDGAPVADGVPGPVTRAAAEAFAAGQRRHRDP; translated from the coding sequence GTGGCGGAGGACCTGACGGCCACGACGTTCTGGGTGAACGGCCGCCTGGTGCCGGACGCGGAGGCCACGACGTCCGCCCGGGACCACGGCTTCGTGGTCGGCGACGGCGTGTTCGAGGCGGTCAAGGTGGACCGTGGCCGGCTGTTCGCGCTCACGCGCCACGTGCGGCGCATGGCGCGGTCGGCGGCGGGCATCGGGCTGCGCGGGTTCGACCCCGAGGTCGTGCGGCGGGCCGCGCACGAGGTGCTCGAGGCGAACGCGGCCGTCCTCACCAGCGCCTACGACCTGCTCCGGATCACGTTCACCGCGGGTCCGGGCCTGCTGGGCAGCGGACGCGTCGACGGCCCGCCGACCCTGGTGCTGGGGGTGACGCCCGGGCACGACCCGGACCCCGAGACCGCCGTGGTGACGGTGCCGTACCGCCGCAACGACGTCGGCGCGCTGACCGGCCTGAAGACGACGTCCTACGGCGAGAACGTCCTGGCGCTCGCGCAGGCGCACGCCGCCGGGGCGAGCGAGGCGGTGTTCGCCAACACGCGCGGGATGCTCTGCGAGGGCACCGGCAGCAACGTGTTCGTGGTGCGCGACGGCGAGCTGCTCACGCCGCCGCTGTCGTCCGGCTGCCTCGCCGGCGTGACGCGTGCGCTGGTGCTCGAGTGGTACGGCGGGCGGGAGGCGGACCTCCCCTACGACGCGCTGGCCACGGCCGACGAGGTGTTCCTCACGTCGTCCGGTCGCGACGTGCAACCTGTCGTGGTGGTGGACGGCGCACCGGTGGCCGACGGTGTGCCGGGACCGGTCACGCGTGCGGCGGCGGAGGCCTTCGCCGCGGGGCAGCGGCGTCACCGGGACCCCTGA
- a CDS encoding phosphotransferase family protein has product MLDADVAPDQQLREALPGVLAPLGEVVALDRLTGGLFATTFRATLAGGTRVVVKTAPTATERLLTYEHDLLRTEALVYRLAGERPELLMPRLLLTDFTRAAVPSDVVVASHLDGVPLLDLAVDGTLPPDVEARVRPQLGALMARLHAVTGERFGYPDPTTALAGTTWPDTFDRIVGALLADARRWGTGLPEPEVRAAVARHRTALAEVRRPALVHTDLWAGNLFVDPATLRLTGVIDPERAVWGDPLLELAGADQTGLGPVPADLVAGYADAAGAVGPLPLGTPAGDARLLLYRMSMTLVLLVEMTPRGYAGPGADAHRAACEATLRTVLDRLAG; this is encoded by the coding sequence ATGCTCGACGCCGACGTCGCACCTGACCAGCAGCTCCGCGAGGCCCTCCCGGGGGTGCTCGCACCGCTCGGGGAGGTCGTGGCCCTCGACCGCCTCACCGGGGGCCTGTTCGCCACGACGTTCCGCGCCACCCTCGCCGGGGGCACGCGCGTGGTGGTCAAGACGGCGCCGACCGCGACGGAGCGGCTGCTCACCTACGAGCACGACCTGCTGCGGACCGAGGCGCTGGTGTACCGCCTCGCCGGGGAGCGCCCGGAGCTCCTCATGCCCCGGCTGCTGCTCACCGACTTCACGCGCGCGGCGGTCCCCTCCGACGTCGTGGTCGCGAGCCACCTGGACGGGGTCCCGCTGCTGGACCTGGCGGTCGACGGGACGTTGCCGCCGGACGTCGAGGCGCGGGTCCGTCCGCAGCTCGGGGCGCTCATGGCCCGGCTCCACGCGGTCACGGGCGAGCGGTTCGGCTACCCCGACCCGACGACCGCCCTGGCCGGGACCACCTGGCCCGACACCTTCGACCGCATCGTCGGGGCGCTGCTCGCCGACGCGCGGCGGTGGGGGACCGGGCTCCCGGAGCCGGAGGTCCGGGCCGCGGTGGCGCGGCACCGGACGGCTCTGGCGGAGGTGCGCCGGCCCGCGCTCGTGCACACCGACCTGTGGGCGGGCAACCTGTTCGTGGACCCGGCGACCCTGCGCCTCACCGGGGTGATCGACCCCGAGCGCGCCGTGTGGGGGGACCCGCTGCTGGAGCTGGCGGGCGCCGACCAGACCGGGCTCGGTCCGGTGCCGGCCGACCTCGTAGCCGGGTACGCCGACGCGGCGGGGGCCGTCGGACCCCTGCCGCTCGGGACGCCCGCCGGCGACGCGCGGCTGCTGCTGTACCGGATGTCCATGACCCTGGTGCTGCTGGTCGAGATGACCCCGCGCGGCTACGCCGGTCCCGGTGCCGACGCCCACCGCGCCGCCTGCGAGGCGACTCTGCGGACGGTGCTGGACCGGCTCGCGGGGTAG
- a CDS encoding EAL domain-containing protein: MPDPADEEDVTLVCPSDLRGRVPVPDLLRTGGVHCAYQPVVELATGEVVGREALLRTPEGSGWGSPLEVLDAAQEEGLLGELEQASMSRALADAAEASRGAGHTLFLNIEPRTLSRHIGLVLETLARRDPHVRVVVEITERALAHDPAGILDAAALLRAAGCAIALDDVGAVPDSLAFLPLLAPEVIKLDLQLLRTLEDPATITVAGAVRARAEATGARVVAEGIETRDDLTRALVLGADLGQGWYLGRPHRVLPAGERHTGRLHRAPDPPDGDATPYDLVASRRAVRLAPKHLLLPLSRTLETAALAQRVPPLLLGTFQDERHFTGQSALRYGHLAERLPFVGALGTGSPASVPGGVRWARVEPDEPLAREWAVVVLGAHESVALVGREVGPPPTAPAGSREDRSRQFEFAVTHDHALVAQSAHALLRRFGADGRD; the protein is encoded by the coding sequence GTGCCGGATCCGGCCGATGAGGAGGACGTGACCCTCGTGTGCCCGTCGGACCTGCGGGGGCGCGTGCCGGTTCCCGACCTGCTGCGCACCGGCGGTGTGCACTGCGCGTACCAGCCCGTCGTCGAGCTCGCGACCGGCGAGGTGGTGGGCCGCGAGGCCCTGCTGCGCACCCCGGAGGGCTCCGGCTGGGGCTCCCCGCTGGAGGTCCTCGACGCCGCCCAGGAGGAAGGTCTGCTCGGGGAGCTCGAGCAGGCGTCGATGTCGCGGGCGCTCGCGGACGCCGCCGAGGCGTCCCGCGGCGCCGGGCACACGCTGTTCCTCAACATCGAGCCGCGCACCCTGTCGCGACACATCGGGCTGGTGCTCGAGACCCTCGCCCGGCGGGACCCGCACGTCCGCGTGGTCGTGGAGATCACGGAGCGTGCCCTGGCGCACGACCCGGCCGGCATCCTCGACGCGGCCGCGCTGCTCCGGGCGGCAGGCTGCGCGATCGCGCTGGACGACGTCGGCGCGGTACCCGACTCGCTCGCGTTCCTGCCGCTGCTCGCCCCCGAGGTGATCAAGCTCGACCTGCAGCTGCTGCGCACGCTGGAGGACCCGGCGACGATCACGGTGGCGGGGGCCGTGCGGGCCCGGGCCGAGGCCACCGGGGCCCGGGTGGTCGCCGAGGGCATCGAGACTCGCGACGACCTCACCCGGGCGCTCGTCCTCGGCGCGGACCTGGGTCAGGGCTGGTACCTGGGGAGGCCGCACCGCGTGCTGCCCGCCGGCGAGCGGCACACCGGCCGGTTGCACCGCGCCCCGGATCCGCCGGACGGCGACGCGACGCCCTACGACCTCGTGGCGTCCCGCCGGGCGGTCCGCCTGGCGCCGAAGCACCTCCTGCTGCCCCTGTCGCGCACGCTCGAGACGGCGGCCCTCGCGCAACGGGTGCCGCCGCTGCTCCTCGGCACGTTCCAGGACGAGCGGCACTTCACCGGCCAGTCCGCGCTGCGGTACGGGCACCTCGCCGAGCGGCTGCCGTTCGTCGGGGCGCTCGGCACCGGCTCCCCCGCCTCGGTGCCCGGCGGCGTGCGGTGGGCACGCGTCGAGCCGGACGAGCCGCTGGCCCGCGAGTGGGCCGTCGTCGTGCTCGGCGCCCACGAGTCGGTCGCCCTCGTCGGCCGCGAGGTCGGGCCGCCCCCGACCGCGCCCGCCGGCTCGCGCGAGGACCGGTCCCGCCAGTTCGAGTTCGCGGTGACGCACGACCACGCGCTGGTCGCGCAGTCGGCGCACGCCCTGCTGCGCCGGTTCGGGGCGGACGGCCGCGACTGA
- a CDS encoding formate/nitrite transporter family protein, translated as MSPADPQSLFPGKQFISTALEVLETKTTMSGGLARRYLQRAAMAGVLIGLLYATFYALVAAFAAIDVGDGTLRTVGRVVGAVVFGWALVFIYYSRSELLTSNMMIVSIGAYHRRTSWGRALRLLGLCYLGNVLGGLFVAVLLRFSSLVEGAPAAEMADSVAHKLAYVTDGPAGWVDLLVRALLCNFCINIAMLLVYNGLITDDLTKCLVMITSVFIFAFLGLEHSVANTVLFSVVGLRDGIDLGAAAGNVGIALLGNFLGGGLLIGLYYAYVNDDSQWLRQTGGGESSQG; from the coding sequence GTGAGTCCCGCCGACCCGCAGTCCCTGTTCCCGGGCAAGCAGTTCATCAGCACCGCCCTGGAGGTCCTCGAGACCAAGACCACGATGTCCGGCGGTCTCGCCCGGCGCTACCTGCAGCGCGCCGCCATGGCGGGGGTGCTGATCGGGCTGCTCTACGCGACGTTCTACGCGCTGGTGGCGGCCTTCGCCGCGATCGACGTCGGCGACGGCACGCTGCGCACCGTGGGCCGCGTGGTCGGCGCGGTCGTCTTCGGCTGGGCGCTGGTGTTCATCTACTACTCCCGCTCCGAGCTGCTGACGTCGAACATGATGATCGTCTCGATCGGCGCCTACCACCGCCGCACGTCGTGGGGGCGGGCGCTGCGGCTGCTGGGCCTCTGCTACCTCGGCAACGTGCTGGGCGGGCTGTTCGTCGCGGTGCTGCTGCGGTTCTCCAGCCTCGTGGAGGGCGCCCCGGCCGCCGAGATGGCCGACTCCGTGGCCCACAAGCTGGCCTACGTCACCGACGGGCCCGCCGGCTGGGTCGACCTGCTCGTCCGGGCGCTGCTGTGCAACTTCTGCATCAACATCGCGATGCTGCTCGTCTACAACGGACTCATCACGGACGACCTGACCAAGTGCCTGGTGATGATCACGTCGGTGTTCATCTTCGCGTTCCTCGGGCTCGAGCACTCCGTGGCCAACACGGTGCTGTTCTCGGTCGTGGGGCTCCGCGACGGGATCGACCTCGGCGCCGCCGCCGGGAACGTCGGGATCGCGCTGCTCGGGAACTTCCTGGGCGGCGGTCTGCTGATCGGCCTGTACTACGCGTACGTCAACGACGACTCGCAGTGGCTGCGGCAGACCGGGGGCGGGGAGTCGTCTCAGGGGTGA
- a CDS encoding Dps family protein → MARTELPKYTVPSLTVEDGAKVAEVLQQRLNALNDLALTLKHIHWNVTGPHFIAVHEMLDPQVEAVRAMVDAIAERIATLGVAPVGTPGALVAARTWDDYSIGRASAIEHLGALDEVYVGVIGDHRAAAEATEELDAVTNDLLIGHLHELELFHWFVRAHLESAGGELSTQGAHTEQDAARSAGAVDPAAR, encoded by the coding sequence ATGGCCCGCACCGAGCTGCCGAAGTACACGGTCCCGTCGCTGACCGTCGAGGACGGTGCGAAGGTCGCCGAGGTCCTGCAGCAGCGGCTCAACGCGCTGAACGACCTGGCGCTGACCCTCAAGCACATCCACTGGAACGTCACCGGCCCGCACTTCATCGCGGTGCACGAGATGCTCGACCCGCAGGTCGAGGCCGTGCGCGCGATGGTGGACGCGATCGCCGAGCGGATCGCGACCCTCGGTGTCGCCCCGGTCGGGACGCCGGGCGCGCTCGTCGCCGCGCGGACCTGGGACGACTACTCGATCGGGCGAGCGAGCGCCATCGAGCACCTGGGGGCGCTCGACGAGGTGTACGTCGGCGTGATCGGCGACCACCGTGCGGCCGCGGAGGCCACCGAGGAGCTCGACGCGGTCACGAACGACCTGCTGATCGGGCACCTGCACGAGCTGGAGCTGTTCCACTGGTTCGTCCGCGCCCACCTCGAGTCCGCCGGGGGCGAGCTCAGCACGCAGGGCGCGCACACCGAGCAGGACGCGGCCCGCAGCGCCGGCGCCGTGGACCCGGCGGCGCGCTGA
- the ligD gene encoding non-homologous end-joining DNA ligase yields MSPTDPPQTVRVGGRDVRLTHLDRVLYPSTGTTKAEAVDYVVRVAPALLRQLEGRPVTRIRFPEGVGGERFFEKNTPRGAPSWLRHQHLRAAPGTDDEGTELDLPFLDDVAGLVWVTNGGALELHTPQWRVGPRGGVRPPDRLVVDLDPGAPAGLAECSRVAHLVADRLREDGLTTAVPVTSGSKGMQLYAPLPGRRSAMEVRQYARDLAHELAAAHPDLVVAVMRKEVRAGRVLLDWSQNHPAKTTITPYSLRGRERPAVAAPRWWDEVGPDLAQLTPAEVLRRLESDGDPFDAA; encoded by the coding sequence GTGAGCCCCACCGACCCGCCGCAGACCGTCCGCGTGGGCGGGCGCGACGTCCGCCTCACGCACCTCGACCGGGTGCTGTACCCGAGCACCGGGACCACGAAGGCCGAGGCCGTGGACTACGTCGTCCGCGTCGCACCCGCGCTGCTGCGGCAGCTCGAGGGCCGGCCGGTGACCCGCATCCGGTTCCCGGAAGGCGTCGGCGGCGAGCGGTTCTTCGAGAAGAACACGCCGCGCGGCGCGCCGTCGTGGCTGCGGCACCAGCACCTGCGTGCCGCCCCCGGGACGGACGACGAGGGGACGGAGCTCGACCTGCCGTTCCTCGACGACGTCGCCGGGCTGGTCTGGGTCACGAACGGCGGCGCCCTCGAGCTGCACACGCCGCAGTGGCGGGTGGGTCCGCGCGGCGGGGTGCGCCCCCCGGACCGCCTGGTCGTCGACCTCGACCCCGGTGCTCCCGCGGGGCTGGCCGAGTGCTCGCGGGTCGCGCACCTGGTGGCGGACCGGCTGCGGGAGGACGGTCTCACCACCGCGGTCCCGGTGACGTCCGGGAGCAAGGGCATGCAGCTGTACGCGCCGCTCCCCGGCCGCCGCAGCGCGATGGAGGTCCGTCAGTACGCACGCGACCTCGCCCACGAGCTCGCCGCCGCGCACCCGGACCTGGTGGTCGCCGTCATGCGCAAGGAGGTGCGGGCCGGGCGGGTGCTGCTGGACTGGAGCCAGAACCACCCCGCGAAGACCACGATCACCCCGTACTCGCTGCGGGGCCGGGAGCGTCCCGCGGTCGCGGCACCCCGCTGGTGGGACGAGGTCGGGCCGGACCTGGCGCAGCTGACCCCCGCCGAGGTGCTGCGGCGGCTGGAGTCCGACGGGGACCCGTTCGACGCCGCATGA
- a CDS encoding glycosyltransferase, with amino-acid sequence MTTATLDAAQEVAAGSGARIGEVLVAIGALDSVSLTRALADLWGLPYVAATRTAAALDVPGLDVGTVLAEGWLPLEQRADGVPVVAVTDEPTPELRARIAAAVGQDPFLVLADRWEFQQAVLDRYGAELRERASLGLWGRSPAQSARTVLVPWQRVALVVLALASVTAAVLAPAALVVGLSLLVGLSFLLGTGFKFWLSLRGARMEHVLRTPPAALADHELPRYTVLVPVYREANIVAQLIGNLGALDYPTHLLEVIVLVEEDDLETRAAAEAASPPPHFRFVTVPAGQPQTKPKACNVGLEFATGEYLVIFDAEDRPEPDQLKKAVLAFRDAGDDLVCVQAALNYFNAEENALTRMFTLEYSFWFDYMLPGLEANRFAIPLGGTSNHFRVGGLRRLGGWDPFNVTEDADLGIRAAAEGLRVGVIDSTTFEEANTSYPNFVRQRSRWIKGYMQTTLVHLRDPLRLLRVAGPRQALSFLFLVGGTPATFLAVPPLYAVFVASLLVDPAALAALFPGWVLWLSLANLGVGSALMIYVSMMGAFKRRRYRLVLWGLANPVYWLLHAVAAYKALWQLVTRPHYWEKTAHGLTGLTGTAAHPAGDGVPAPGA; translated from the coding sequence GTGACCACGGCGACGCTCGACGCGGCGCAGGAGGTCGCGGCGGGCAGCGGCGCGCGCATCGGCGAGGTCCTCGTGGCGATCGGCGCCCTCGACTCCGTCTCGCTGACGCGTGCCCTCGCCGACCTGTGGGGGCTGCCGTACGTCGCCGCGACGCGCACGGCGGCCGCGCTGGACGTGCCGGGCCTCGACGTCGGCACCGTGCTGGCCGAGGGCTGGCTGCCGCTGGAGCAGCGCGCGGACGGCGTCCCGGTGGTCGCGGTCACCGACGAGCCCACCCCGGAGCTGCGGGCCCGCATCGCCGCCGCCGTGGGGCAGGACCCGTTCCTCGTGCTCGCCGACCGCTGGGAGTTCCAGCAGGCGGTGCTCGACCGGTACGGCGCGGAGCTGCGGGAGCGGGCGAGCCTCGGGCTGTGGGGCCGGTCGCCGGCGCAGTCCGCGCGCACGGTCCTGGTGCCCTGGCAGCGCGTGGCGCTGGTGGTTCTCGCGCTCGCGTCCGTCACCGCCGCGGTCCTGGCACCCGCCGCGCTGGTGGTCGGGCTGTCGCTGCTCGTCGGCCTGTCGTTCCTGCTCGGCACCGGCTTCAAGTTCTGGTTGTCGCTGCGCGGCGCCCGCATGGAGCACGTGCTGCGGACCCCGCCGGCGGCGCTGGCCGACCACGAGCTGCCCCGGTACACGGTGCTCGTGCCCGTGTACCGCGAGGCGAACATCGTCGCCCAGCTCATCGGCAACCTCGGTGCGCTCGACTACCCGACCCACCTGCTCGAGGTGATCGTGCTGGTCGAGGAGGACGACCTGGAGACCCGCGCCGCGGCCGAGGCCGCCTCGCCGCCCCCGCACTTCCGGTTCGTGACCGTCCCGGCCGGGCAGCCGCAGACCAAGCCCAAGGCCTGCAACGTCGGCCTCGAGTTCGCCACGGGGGAGTACCTGGTGATCTTCGACGCCGAGGACCGCCCCGAGCCGGACCAGCTCAAGAAGGCCGTCCTCGCGTTCCGCGACGCCGGGGACGACCTCGTGTGCGTGCAGGCGGCGCTGAACTACTTCAACGCCGAGGAGAACGCGCTCACGCGGATGTTCACGCTCGAGTACTCGTTCTGGTTCGACTACATGCTGCCCGGGCTGGAGGCCAACCGGTTCGCGATCCCGCTCGGCGGCACGTCCAACCACTTCCGGGTCGGCGGCCTGCGGCGGCTCGGCGGCTGGGACCCGTTCAACGTCACGGAGGACGCCGACCTGGGCATCCGCGCCGCGGCCGAGGGGCTGCGCGTCGGGGTGATCGACTCGACCACGTTCGAGGAGGCCAACACCTCGTACCCCAACTTCGTGCGGCAGCGCTCCCGGTGGATCAAGGGGTACATGCAGACGACCCTCGTGCACCTGCGCGACCCGCTGCGGCTGCTGCGGGTCGCGGGGCCGCGGCAGGCGCTGTCGTTCCTGTTCCTCGTGGGCGGCACGCCGGCGACGTTCCTCGCGGTCCCGCCGCTGTACGCCGTGTTCGTGGCGTCCCTGCTGGTCGACCCGGCGGCCCTCGCCGCCCTGTTCCCGGGGTGGGTGCTGTGGCTCTCGCTCGCGAACCTCGGGGTCGGCAGCGCGCTGATGATCTACGTGTCGATGATGGGCGCGTTCAAGCGCCGCCGGTACCGGCTGGTGCTCTGGGGCCTGGCGAACCCCGTCTACTGGCTGCTCCACGCGGTCGCCGCGTACAAGGCGCTGTGGCAGCTCGTCACGAGACCGCACTACTGGGAGAAGACCGCACATGGCCTCACTGGTCTCACCGGCACCGCAGCCCACCCCGCGGGCGACGGCGTCCCGGCTCCCGGCGCCTGA